In Gadus chalcogrammus isolate NIFS_2021 chromosome 13, NIFS_Gcha_1.0, whole genome shotgun sequence, a single genomic region encodes these proteins:
- the ddit3 gene encoding DNA damage-inducible transcript 3 protein isoform X2, which produces MTAEWLHLPPPYPPGVGPLCGAELEAWYEDLQDILGSDAGGAKLARSAPQYAEEPEFLDVLESCSLTWLTDGGQTWAEGVQRVTEEIHTAQPLHHGSTSTSSSSSSSSSSAPCLSPTAEERRSGGGGGGGEGRRGGDSDLLPPEFFELLSEGGVGMVDSSGAVVGGGYHHHHHHQHLNDHQHLHHHHHQHPSQTHAQNPASPSASEDDLPCVPASPSCDSSCDDGDSSSSSAPPSPAPNGSAPSSPAPSPSAAPQRLGKRRRSSSGGDGSGAPNAYVSSSSSSSPRFFSSSSSSATTNNNNNNNNTSSSSSSSPSSAAAKKSRKEREQENERKVQELTEQNERLKSEIDRLGEEVQRTRRALIERLVNTRK; this is translated from the exons ATGACAGCCGAGTGGCTCCACCTGCCGCCGCCGTACCCCCCCGGCGTGGGCCCGCTGTGTGGTGCAGAGTTGGAGGCGTGGTACGAGGACCTGCAGGACATCCTGGGCTCCGACGCGGGCGGGGCCAAGCTGGCACGCTCTGCCCCGCAGTACGCCGAG GAGCCTGAGTTCCTGGATGTCCTGGAGAGCTGCTCGCTCACCTGGCTGACGGACGGAGGCCAGACGTGGGCCGAGGGCGTCCAGCGAGTCACCGAGGAGATCCACACCGCCCAGCCTCTCCACCACGGCTCCACAtctacctcctcctcgtcttcctcctcctcctcctccgccccctgccTGAGCCCGACCGCGGAGGAGCGGCGgtccggcggcggcggtggcgggggcGAGGGCCGGCGAGGCGGGGACAGCGACCTGCTCCCCCCGGAGTTCTTCGAGCTGCTGAgcgagggaggggtggggatggTGGATTCGAGCGGCGCGGTGGTCGGCGGTggctaccaccatcaccaccaccaccagcacctcaacgaccaccaacacctccaccaccaccaccaccaacaccccagCCAGACCCACGCCCAAAACCCCGCCTCGCCGTCCGCCAGCGAAGACGATCTCCCGTGCGTCCCGGCCTCCCCCTCCTGCGACTCCTCCTGCGACGACggcgactcctcctcctcgtcggcgCCCCCGTCCCCGGCCCCGAACGGTTCGGCCCCCTCGTCGCCGGCCCCCTCGCCGTCGGCCGCCCCTCAGCGCCTGGGAAAGCGCCGGaggagcagcagcggcggcgacGGGAGCGGCGCCCCCAACGCCTacgtctcctcctcgtcctcctccagtccccgcttcttctcctcctcctcctcgtccgccacaaccaacaacaacaacaacaacaacaacacgtcctcctcctcttcctcctcgccgtcctccgccgccgccaagAAGAGCCGGAAGGAGCGCGAGCAGGAGAACGAGAGGAAGGTGCAGGAGCTGACGGAGCAGAACGAGCGGCTGAAGTCGGAGATCGACCGGCTGGGCGAGGAGGTGCAGAGGACGCGGCGCGCGCTGATAGAGCGGCTGGTCAACACCAGGAAGTGA
- the ddit3 gene encoding DNA damage-inducible transcript 3 protein isoform X1 has protein sequence MTAEWLHLPPPYPPGVGPLCGAELEAWYEDLQDILGSDAGGAKLARSAPQYAEKEPEFLDVLESCSLTWLTDGGQTWAEGVQRVTEEIHTAQPLHHGSTSTSSSSSSSSSSAPCLSPTAEERRSGGGGGGGEGRRGGDSDLLPPEFFELLSEGGVGMVDSSGAVVGGGYHHHHHHQHLNDHQHLHHHHHQHPSQTHAQNPASPSASEDDLPCVPASPSCDSSCDDGDSSSSSAPPSPAPNGSAPSSPAPSPSAAPQRLGKRRRSSSGGDGSGAPNAYVSSSSSSSPRFFSSSSSSATTNNNNNNNNTSSSSSSSPSSAAAKKSRKEREQENERKVQELTEQNERLKSEIDRLGEEVQRTRRALIERLVNTRK, from the exons ATGACAGCCGAGTGGCTCCACCTGCCGCCGCCGTACCCCCCCGGCGTGGGCCCGCTGTGTGGTGCAGAGTTGGAGGCGTGGTACGAGGACCTGCAGGACATCCTGGGCTCCGACGCGGGCGGGGCCAAGCTGGCACGCTCTGCCCCGCAGTACGCCGAG AAGGAGCCTGAGTTCCTGGATGTCCTGGAGAGCTGCTCGCTCACCTGGCTGACGGACGGAGGCCAGACGTGGGCCGAGGGCGTCCAGCGAGTCACCGAGGAGATCCACACCGCCCAGCCTCTCCACCACGGCTCCACAtctacctcctcctcgtcttcctcctcctcctcctccgccccctgccTGAGCCCGACCGCGGAGGAGCGGCGgtccggcggcggcggtggcgggggcGAGGGCCGGCGAGGCGGGGACAGCGACCTGCTCCCCCCGGAGTTCTTCGAGCTGCTGAgcgagggaggggtggggatggTGGATTCGAGCGGCGCGGTGGTCGGCGGTggctaccaccatcaccaccaccaccagcacctcaacgaccaccaacacctccaccaccaccaccaccaacaccccagCCAGACCCACGCCCAAAACCCCGCCTCGCCGTCCGCCAGCGAAGACGATCTCCCGTGCGTCCCGGCCTCCCCCTCCTGCGACTCCTCCTGCGACGACggcgactcctcctcctcgtcggcgCCCCCGTCCCCGGCCCCGAACGGTTCGGCCCCCTCGTCGCCGGCCCCCTCGCCGTCGGCCGCCCCTCAGCGCCTGGGAAAGCGCCGGaggagcagcagcggcggcgacGGGAGCGGCGCCCCCAACGCCTacgtctcctcctcgtcctcctccagtccccgcttcttctcctcctcctcctcgtccgccacaaccaacaacaacaacaacaacaacaacacgtcctcctcctcttcctcctcgccgtcctccgccgccgccaagAAGAGCCGGAAGGAGCGCGAGCAGGAGAACGAGAGGAAGGTGCAGGAGCTGACGGAGCAGAACGAGCGGCTGAAGTCGGAGATCGACCGGCTGGGCGAGGAGGTGCAGAGGACGCGGCGCGCGCTGATAGAGCGGCTGGTCAACACCAGGAAGTGA